A window of Panicum virgatum strain AP13 chromosome 8K, P.virgatum_v5, whole genome shotgun sequence contains these coding sequences:
- the LOC120646044 gene encoding non-structural maintenance of chromosomes element 1 homolog isoform X2, protein MAPLSWRHHTLLQALLTRGPLSERDFHAVFAAVSGKNPATHQQLFNDTLLKINKELAFLQFELRACINQYDGMVYYGVANSIADEESKLGTKYSVPQIAFYKGLLEAIVQEAGNDGSITSIDALNVRLDNQVIIVGGSQDSQSLLPTSIKNFSLSQKEKTLDELIRDRWLSYTSTGKIGLGTRSFLDLRSWFCGNDIPSCVVCNEACIKASSCPNEECNVRIHEYCLRKKFSQRKASRACPGCSTEWPRQDGEANCDDDVNEPGEDEAPSANHSSRKRRKQVKAELVEENNNAGPSTAVPRSRTLRRAKAEAVEAAQEASSAGASQATRTSKRRKK, encoded by the exons ATGGCGCCGCTGTCGTGGCGGCACCACACCCTGCTGCAGGCGCTGCTCACCCGCGGGCCCCTCTCCGAGCGCGACTTCCACGCCGTCTTCGCCGCCGTCTCCGGCAAGAACCCCG CAACTCATCAACAACTGTTCAATGATACACTTCTCAAGATCAACAAGGAACTCGCATTTCTGCAGTTTGAGTTGCGAGCATGCATAAACCAGTATGATGGAATGGTGTACTACGGAGTGGCTAATAGCATTGCTGACGAAGAATCAAAGCTTGGGACAAAGTATTCTGTGCCCCAGATTGCATTCTACAAGGGACTG TTAGAAGCAATTGTTCAGGAAGCTGGAAATGATGGGAGCATAACCAGTATTGACGCTCTCAATGTCCGGCTGGACAACCAG GTCATAATTGTAGGCGGTTCACAGGACAGCCAATCTCTTCTTCCTACTTCCATAAAGAACTTCTCACTTAGCCAGAAAGAGAAAACCCTGGATGAGCTGATACGGGATCGTTGGTTGTCATACACCTCCACAGGCAAGATTGGTCTGGGCACCAGATCATTTCTTGATCTCCGAAGCTGGTTCTGTGGTAATGACATCCCATCATGTGTGGTCTGTAACGAAGCTTGTATAAAG GCATCAAGTTGTCCCAATGAGGAATGCAATGTAAGAATTCACGAGTACTGTCTGAGGAAGAAATTTTCACAGCGAAAG GCTTCAAGAGCTTGTCCCGGTTGCAGTACTGAATGGCCCCGCCAGGATGGTGAAGCCAATTGCGATGATGATGTGAATGAGCCTGGTGAGGATGAAGCCCCTTCAGCTAACCATTCATCAAGGAAGAGGCGCAAGCAAGTCAAAGCCGAGCTGGTGGAAGAAAATAACAACGCAGGCCCATCAACAGCAGTGCCTAGGAGTAGGACCCTTCGACGTGCTAAAGCTGAAGCGGTTGAGGCTGCTCAAGAGGCGTCTTCTGCAGGAGCTTCGCAGGCAACCAGGACTTCGAAAAGAAGGAAGAAGTGA
- the LOC120646044 gene encoding non-structural maintenance of chromosomes element 1 homolog isoform X1 translates to MAPLPWRQRHHTLLQALLSRGPLAEPDFHAVFAAVSDRDPATHQQLFNDTLLKINKELAFLQFELRACINQYDGMVYYGVANSIADEESKLGTKYSVPQIAFYKGLLEAIVQEAGNDGSITSIDALNVRLDNQVIIVGGSQDSQSLLPTSIKNFSLSQKEKTLDELIRDRWLSYTSTGKIGLGTRSFLDLRSWFCGNDIPSCVVCNEACIKASSCPNEECNVRIHEYCLRKKFSQRKASRACPGCSTEWPRQDGEANCDDDVNEPGEDEAPSANHSSRKRRKQVKAELVEENNNAGPSTAVPRSRTLRRAKAEAVEAAQEASSAGASQATRTSKRRKK, encoded by the exons ATGGCGCCCTTGCCTTGGCGCCAGCGCCATCACACCCTGCTGCAGGCTCTCCTCTCCCGCGGCCCCCTTGCCGAGCCCGACTTCCACGCAGTCTTCGCTGCTGTCTCTGACAGGGACCCTG CAACTCATCAACAACTGTTCAATGATACACTTCTCAAGATCAACAAGGAACTCGCATTTCTGCAGTTTGAGTTGCGAGCATGCATAAACCAGTATGATGGAATGGTGTACTACGGAGTGGCTAATAGCATTGCTGACGAAGAATCAAAGCTTGGGACAAAGTATTCTGTGCCCCAGATTGCATTCTACAAGGGACTG TTAGAAGCAATTGTTCAGGAAGCTGGAAATGATGGGAGCATAACCAGTATTGACGCTCTCAATGTCCGGCTGGACAACCAG GTCATAATTGTAGGCGGTTCACAGGACAGCCAATCTCTTCTTCCTACTTCCATAAAGAACTTCTCACTTAGCCAGAAAGAGAAAACCCTGGATGAGCTGATACGGGATCGTTGGTTGTCATACACCTCCACAGGCAAGATTGGTCTGGGCACCAGATCATTTCTTGATCTCCGAAGCTGGTTCTGTGGTAATGACATCCCATCATGTGTGGTCTGTAACGAAGCTTGTATAAAG GCATCAAGTTGTCCCAATGAGGAATGCAATGTAAGAATTCACGAGTACTGTCTGAGGAAGAAATTTTCACAGCGAAAG GCTTCAAGAGCTTGTCCCGGTTGCAGTACTGAATGGCCCCGCCAGGATGGTGAAGCCAATTGCGATGATGATGTGAATGAGCCTGGTGAGGATGAAGCCCCTTCAGCTAACCATTCATCAAGGAAGAGGCGCAAGCAAGTCAAAGCCGAGCTGGTGGAAGAAAATAACAACGCAGGCCCATCAACAGCAGTGCCTAGGAGTAGGACCCTTCGACGTGCTAAAGCTGAAGCGGTTGAGGCTGCTCAAGAGGCGTCTTCTGCAGGAGCTTCGCAGGCAACCAGGACTTCGAAAAGAAGGAAGAAGTGA
- the LOC120646045 gene encoding NDR1/HIN1-like protein 13 encodes MSDRVHPVPAPPPRLPNQPPADAEAPAAGASAPPTETETTPLRVHPSFNRPPSPPPGTYIIQVPKDQVLRVPPPDRARRYKKLAARPARRRLLRAACCCCCAALLLLLLLAAAFAGAVYLVFRPRAPTFSIASLSIRGLSSSSSSAALSPELDASVRADNGANRKVGVDYRGGGSVAVSYAGQRLAAGPWPAFRQPPRNVTVFAAAMRGQGVRLTDEQARRLAEERAAGAVTLAVEARVPVRLRFGKVLRTWTVDVKARCDVAVDRLEGDAAAVNRGCRVRVRPLWWWW; translated from the coding sequence ATGTCCGACCGCGTCCACCCCGTgccggcgcctccgcctcgcctcccCAATCAACCACCCGCCGACGCCGaagcccccgccgccggtgccagCGCGCCGCCCACGGAGACTGAGACCACGCCGCTGCGCGTGCACCCGTCCTTCAaccgcccgccgtcgccgccgcccggcacCTACATCATCCAGGTGCCCAAGGACCAGGTCCTCCGCGTCCCGCCCCCGGACCGCGCGCGCCGCTACAAGAAGCTCGCCGCGcgcccggcccgccgccgcctcctccgcgccgcctgctgctgctgctgcgccgcgctcctcctcctgctcctcctcgccgcggcctTCGCCGGCGCCGTCTACCTCGTCTTCCGCCCCCGCGCGCCCACCTTCTCAATCGCCTCCCTCTCCATCCGCGGCctctcgtcgtcctcctcctccgccgcgctctCCCCCGAGCTCGACGCCTCCGTGCGCGCGGACAACGGCGCCAACAGGAAGGTCGGCGTCGACtaccgcggcggcgggagcgtcGCGGTCTCCTACGCCGGGCAGCGGCTCGCCGCGGGGCCGTGGCCCGCGTTCCGGCAGCCGCCGCGGAACGTGACGGTGTTCGCGGCGGCGATGAGGGGCCAGGGCGTGCGGCTGACGGATGAGCAGGCGAGGCGGCTCGCCGAGGAGCGGGCCGCGGGCGCCGTGACGCTGGCGGTGGAGGCGAGGGTGCCCGTGCGGCTGCGCTTCGGCAAGGTGCTGCGGACGTGGACGGTGGACGTGAAGGCGCGGTGCGACGTCGCCGTGGACAGGCTGGAAGGGGATGCCGCGGCGGTGAACAGGGGGTGCAGGGTCAGGGTCAGGCCgctctggtggtggtggtga
- the LOC120646046 gene encoding uncharacterized protein LOC120646046 — translation MSSDTNNIMLHIKRIVYPSVKLGYQSASDYPVVLGIGVLLLFLHKLCPSLFTFLLSSSPVFLLTALLLGVLLSYGESSAPVIGDETLENLKKSPSVVKVSVTESSVEELQNVAVTRAAKSFESAVVCIEERTSGIFVHDTHRDEENVISASTDTVLSAETSELTKNEVIVKREEKEHVKEICEKVEPQHFESTNTERCHYEVNNQYQFGELMSSCWQPIMRQEPCSDSESDLSESSSDASITDIIPMLDELNPSVNFGTDHPSSTFIDNLNSSSDDDEDELEDGELSSDEDREEEKKDDRNNWKDFMDTNSSAMENNGNMESLMERRKAKNILKFELDRKLMDMQAADAIQKMEEASRFRVQVPSISTPRPSEEIVELPQIPDSAPSVLLPWRKSFDVPFDQIVDRDSRLQETWTPRSCFPSTQHRKHENLYLRQSTYVRHHNGIKLEKPEFNEKDAGDNHSDSNSEQALNNGKLFGSLEPHVGDEIKIRSAAISDVCVFEVNHGINEGTESTACINGTDSFYIRKSISSTSEANGSVSADCEQLLLCSLSEEYNTEKLLIEADSISEVNSLFKCRMDEVLVQSVSESGIDQPLTVKLEHELNDTSSAESAMPVIEARSVEDLTSQFAELNGEALECAASYSSYDNELIQDKSSEPLPVENGHTPELTTKDVHSCSTLDNPVAAKVECKSKELLTEDGELPVLEASSVEEMNSLFRQLQDEALAQTPHSPELIFGEHNGKTDSGVPVPGANSSEDISSAFVHLRNDDDKIPGDVK, via the exons ATGTCATCTGATACCAACAATATTATGTTGCACATCAAGAGAATAGTCTATCCTTCTGTCAAACTTGGCTATCAATCTGCTTCTGACTATCCTGTAGTACTCGGCATTGGAGTTTTGTTGCTGTTCCTACACAAACTTTGCCCTTCTCTGTTTACTTTCCTTCTGTCTTCATCTCCAGTGTTCCTGTTAACTGCACTTCTTCTTGGAGTGCTATTGAGTTATGGGGAATCAAGTGCTCCGGTGATTGGAGACGAAACATTGGAGAACCTGAAAAAATCGCCCTCTGTAGTCAAAGTCTCTGTTACTGAATCTTCAGTTGAGGAGCTTCAGAATGTTGCTGTCACCCGTGCGGCAAAGAGTTTTGAAAGTGCAGTTGTTTGCATTGAGGAAAGAACTTCTGGCATCTTCGTGCATGATACTCACCGTGATGAGGAGAATGTGATATCTGCGTCAACCGATACTGTTCTTTCTGCAGAAACTTCTGAACTTACCAAGAACGAAGTTATTgtgaaaagagaagaaaaagagcATGTCAAGGAAATATGTGAGAAAGTTGAGCCCCAGCATTTTGAGAGCACCAATACTGAAAGGTGTCATTATGAAGTGAACAATCAGTACCAGTTTGGTGAACTCATGAGCTCATGTTGGCAACCTATTATGAGGCAGGAACCTTGTTCTGATTCTGAATCTGATCTTAGCGAGAGTTCTTCTGATGCATCAATAACCGACATTATTCCAATGCTTGATGAGTTAAACCCTTCTGTAAACTTCGGAACTGATCACCCTTCCTCTACCTTCATAGACAACCTGAATTCCTCAtcagatgatgatgaagatgaattaGAGGATGGTGAGCTTAGCTCAGATGAAGATagggaagaagagaagaaagatGACAGAAATAACTGGAAGGACTTTATGGATACAAACTCTTCAGCCATGGAAAACAATGGGAACATGGAGAGTTTGATGGAGCGGCGAAAAGCAAAGAATATTCTGAAGTTTGAACTTGACAGGAAGTTAATGGACATGCAAGCCGCTGATGCAATTCAGAAAATGGAGGAGGCATCACGCTTCCGTGTTCAGGTTCCCTCCATTTCTACACCAAGGCCTTCAGAGGAGATAGTAGAGTTACCGCAAATTCCTGATTCAGCACCATCTGTTCTACTTCCCTGGAGAAAATCATTTGATGTTCCATTTGACCAAATTGTGGACCGTGACAGTCGTTTGCAGGAAACATGGACTCCTCGCTCGTGCTTTCCATCAACACAGCATAGGAAACATGAGAACTTGTATTTAAGGCAGTCTACTTATGTGCGACATCACAACGGCATAAAGCTAGAGAAGCCTGAATTCAATGAAAAAGATGCAGGTGACAATCACTCAGACAGCAATTCTGAGCAAGCATTGAACAATGGCAAGTTATTTGGCTCACTGGAACCACATGTTGGTGATGAGATTAAAATACGAAGTGCAGCGATTTCAGATGTGTGCGTATTTGAAGTAAATCATGGAATTAATGAAGGCACTGAAAGTACCGCGTGCATCAATGGCACAGATTCATTTTATATCCGAAAATCTATATCCAGCACGTCAGAAGCGAATGGTTCAGTTTCTGCAG ATTGTGAGCAATTGCTATTGTGTTCTCtatcagaagaatataatactGAGAAACTTCTCATTGAAGCTGACTCCATCAGCGAAGTTAACTCATTATTTAAGTGTCGCATGGATGAAGTACTAGTGCAGTCCGTTTCAGAGTCCGGTATTGATCAACCCTTGACAGTTAAACTTGAACACGAATTGAATGATACTTCATCTGCAGAATCTGCAATGCCTGTAATTGAAGCAAGATCAGTGGAAGACTTGACTTCACAGTTTGCAGAGCTCAATGGAGAAGCATTAGAATGTGCTGCTTCTTACTCCAGTTATGATAATGAGCTGATCCAAGACAAATCAAGTGAACCATTGCCTGTGGAAAATGGGCATACTCCAGAACTAACAACTAAAGATGTACATTCATGTTCGACTCTTGACAATCCGGTGGCTGCGAAGGTCGAATGTAAATCAAAGGAGCTGTTAACCGAAGATGGTGAGCTTCCTGTTCTAGAAGCAAGCTCGGTTGAAGAGATGAACTCACTGTTCAGGCAACTGCAAGATGAAGCGCTGGCACAGACGCCTCATAGCCCAGAGCTCATTTTTGGTGAACATAATGGGAAGACTGATTCTGGTGTTCCAGTTCCTGGTGCAAATTCTAGTGAAGATATTAGTTCTGCTTTTGTGCATTTAAGGAACGATGATGATAAAATTCCTGGAGATGTGAAGTAA
- the LOC120646047 gene encoding UV radiation resistance-associated protein-like codes for MEDPGPSSAAPEPSPTSPPPEEGDGWVLLPPREVEGIDDPKVIHWEDLQQELARLWSLSAALQSGRDRKAQLAARLESALEARRAFLQQDNEMAEMRHRLQEHTHHLGDLKVRTKKSSDDVEGKREQLCVKIRTLSVANKTLGTARNKLEEANKLLSGENGHGRLKNMEQKLRKRQQYMVTQVAQIYPVRPLDEQSPDHKPGITTSITKTSAAESMLPNGSQRRPLAILGLQLSKPNAKKTGYFSDKTDFHKSSTVLGYAAHAVSLIASYLNVPLRYPLRFGGSQSYILDPSPSVEPSSMTSVVSSVLLSTSMRTMEFPLFFDGQETTRSAYAIFLLNKDVEQLVNYIGAESLGPRHVLANLKQLTTIIQSQQYICVD; via the exons ATGGAGGATCCGGGCCCGTCGTCCGCCGCCCCTGAGCCTTCCCCGACCTCGCCCCCGCCGGAGGAGGGGGACGGCTGGGTGCTCCTGCCGCCCAGAGAGGTCGAGGGCATCGACGATCCCAAGGTCATCCACTGGGAGGACCTGCAGCAGGAGCTCGCCCGCCTCTGGAGCCTCTCCGCCGCGCTCCAATCCGGCAGGGACCGCAAGGCGCAGCTCGCCGCGCGACTCGAGTCCGCATTAGAG GCTAGACGGGCGTTTCTCCAGCAGGATAATGAGATGGCTGAAATGAGACACAGACTGCAAGAGCATACTCATCATCTGGGGGATTTGAAAGTGCGCACAAAGAAATCGTCAGATGATGTTGAGGGTAAAAGGGAACAGCTTTGCGTCAAAATTAGAACATTGTCTGTGGCAAACAAAACTCTTGGCACTGCACGCAATAAGCTCGAG GAAGCTAATAAATTGCTGTCAGGCGAAAATGGTCATGGGCGCCTTAAAAATATGGAACAGAAGTTACGGAAAAGACAACAATATATGGTAACTCAAGTTGCCCAAATATATCCTGTGAGGCCTTTGGATGAACAATCTCCAGATCACAAGCCTGGAATTACCACTAGCATCACCAAAACAA GCGCTGCTGAATCAATGTTGCCAAATGGCTCTCAGAGAAGACCTCTGGCCATATTGGGTCTACAGCTATCGAAGCCAAATGCCAAAAAGACTGGCTATTTCAGTGACAAGACTGATTTTCATAAATCTTCTACTGTTCTGGGATATGCTGCACAT GCAGTCTCCCTCATTGCATCATATCTCAATGTTCCTCTTCGATATCCTTTGCGCTTTGGAGGTTCGCAGTCGTATATTCTTGATCCTTCGCCCTCAGTTGAACCATCATCTATGACCTCAGTTGTGAGTTCTGTCCTGTTGAGCACAAGCATGAGAACAATGGAATTCCCTCTATTTTTCGATGGTCAGGAGACAACAAGATCAGCTTATGCAATATTCTTATTGAACAAG GATGTTGAACAACTTGTGAATTACATTGGTGCTGAAAGCCTTGGGCCGAGACATGTATTAGCTAACCTGAAGCAGCTGACAACGATCATCCAGTCGCAACAATACATTTGTGTTGATTAG
- the LOC120646049 gene encoding calmodulin-binding protein 25-like, with the protein MLMTAAAVHMDSAHCRGLPPSSSTSPAPPWLPVLADDNHHHQLLRDFTASSAPSHSTPSTAAPPSHHHHLRTAATATRRSATKRRPRPSRKLPTTYITADPTSFRRMVHQVTGADDLLPAHPPEAALCRPAPYRVGAAGPGGALTTLPTLDTSAFLLGAAGSGVAAPCAGSAGFSTAAPAVDRAEAGGPPGGACNYSSGSSCGGFPTLDSWDAHLF; encoded by the coding sequence ATGCTCATGACCGCAGCCGCCGTCCACATGGACTCGGCCCACTGTCGCGGGCTgccaccctcctcctccacctcgccggcgccgccatggcTCCCCGTCCTTGCCGATGACAACCACCATCACCAGCTCCTCCGCGACTTCACGGCCTCCTCGGCTCCATCCCACTCGACGCCCTccaccgcggcgccgccgagccaccaccaccacctccgcaCCGCGGCTACCGCAACCCGTCGCAGCGCCACGAAACGCCGCCCGCGCCCGTCGCGGAAGCTGCCCACCACCTACATCACCGCCGACCCCACCAGCTTCCGCCGCATGGTGCACCAGGTCACCGGCGCCGACGACCTTCTGCCTGCGCATCCTCCGGAAGCCGCTCTCTGCCGCCCGGCGCCCTACCGCGTTGGTGCCGCCGGCCCGGGCGGCGCGCTGACGACGCTGCCCACGCTCGACACGTCGGCGTTTCTGCTCGGCGCGGCCGGATCCGGAGTGGCCGCGCCGTGCGCGGGCTCGGCCGGGTTTTCCACGGCGGCGCCAGCGGTGGATCGGGCGGAGGCCGGTGGACCGCCTGGAGGGGCTTGCAACTACAGCAGCGGTAGCAGCTGTGGTGGCTTCCCGACCTTGGATTCCTGGGATGCTCATCTCTTCTAG